From the genome of Desmodus rotundus isolate HL8 chromosome 2, HLdesRot8A.1, whole genome shotgun sequence, one region includes:
- the ST6GAL1 gene encoding beta-galactoside alpha-2,6-sialyltransferase 1 isoform X1 — protein MIHTTLKKKVSCCVLAFLLFAVFCMWKEKKKGSYYNSLKLQTKEFQAMSLEKLAMGSGSQSAPSSKSRDPHKGSQTLSSPRVPAKTKLDPFFQVWNKDSSSKNLIPRLRKIWRNYLSMNKYNVSYKGPGPGVKYSAEALRCHLRDQVNVSMVEATDFPFNTSEWEGYLPKESIRTKAGPWGRCAVVSSAGSMKSSQLGKEIDDHDAVLRFNGAPTANFQQDVGTKTTIRLMNSQLITTEEHFLKNSLYNEGILIVWDPSLYHSDIPKWYQNPDYRFFDNYKSYRKLHPDQPFYILRPQMPWQLWDVIQEISTEEIQPNPPSSGMLGIILMMTLCDQVDIYEFLPSKRKTDVCHYYQKFFDSACTMGAYHPLLFEKNMVKYLNLGKDEDIYLLGKATLPGFRSIHC, from the exons ATGATTCACACCACCTTGAAGAAAAAAGTCAGCTGCTGTGTGCTGGCCTTTCTCCTGTTTGCAGTCTTCTGTAtgtggaaggagaagaagaaagggagttACTATAATTCCCTTAAATTGCAAACCAAGGAATTCCAGGCAATGAGTCTGGAGAAACTTGCCATGGGGTCTGGTTCCCAGTCTGCACCTTCAAGCAAATCCCGGGACCCCCACAAGGGAAGCCAGACCCTCAGCAGTCCCAGGGTCCCGGCCAAGACCAAGCTAGATCCCTTCTTCCAGGTGTGGAACAAAGACAGTTCTTCCAAAAACCTTATCCCCAGGCTGCGGAAGATCTGGAGGAATTACCTGAGCATGAACAAGTACAATGTGTCCTACAAGGGGCCAGGGCCTGGTGTCAAGTACAGTGCAGAGGCCCTGCGCTGCCACCTTCGGGACCAAGTGAACGTATCCATGGTAGAGGCCACAGATTTTCCCTTCAATACCTCCGAATGGGAGGGTTACCTGCCCAAAGAAAGCATTAGGACCAAGGCTGGGCCATGGGGCAGGTGTGCTGTTGTCTCATCAGCGGGATCTATGAAGTCCTCCCAACTGGGCAAAGAAATAG ATGATCATGATGCAGTCCTGAGGTTTAATGGGGCGCCTACAGCCAACTTCCAACAGGATGTGGGCACAAAAACCACCATTCGCCTGATGAACTCTCAG TTGATCACCACAGAAGAGCACTTCCTCAAAAACAGTTTGTACAATGAAGGAATCCTAATTGTGTGGGACCCATCTCTTTACCATTCAGATATCCCAAAG tgGTACCAGAATCCCGACTACAGATTCTTTGATAACTACAAGAGCTATCGTAAACTGCATCCTGATCAGCCCTTTTACATCCTCAGACCCCAGATGCCTTGGCAGCTGTGGGACGTCATTCAGGAAATCTCCACAGAGGAGATTCAGCCAAATCCCCCATCCTCTGGGATGCTCG gtATCATCCTCATGATGACGTTGTGTGACCAGGTGGATATTTATGAGTTCCTCCCATCCAAGCGCAAGACTGACGTGTGCCACTACTACCAGAAGTTCTTCGACAGCGCCTGCACAATGGGCGCCTACCACCCGCTCCTCTTTGAGAAGAATATGGTGAAGTACCTCAACCTGGGCAAAGACGAGGACATCTACCTGCTTGGGAAAGCCACACTGCCTGGTTTCCGGAGCATTCACTGCTGA
- the ST6GAL1 gene encoding beta-galactoside alpha-2,6-sialyltransferase 1 isoform X2, with protein sequence MNSQLITTEEHFLKNSLYNEGILIVWDPSLYHSDIPKWYQNPDYRFFDNYKSYRKLHPDQPFYILRPQMPWQLWDVIQEISTEEIQPNPPSSGMLGIILMMTLCDQVDIYEFLPSKRKTDVCHYYQKFFDSACTMGAYHPLLFEKNMVKYLNLGKDEDIYLLGKATLPGFRSIHC encoded by the exons ATGAACTCTCAG TTGATCACCACAGAAGAGCACTTCCTCAAAAACAGTTTGTACAATGAAGGAATCCTAATTGTGTGGGACCCATCTCTTTACCATTCAGATATCCCAAAG tgGTACCAGAATCCCGACTACAGATTCTTTGATAACTACAAGAGCTATCGTAAACTGCATCCTGATCAGCCCTTTTACATCCTCAGACCCCAGATGCCTTGGCAGCTGTGGGACGTCATTCAGGAAATCTCCACAGAGGAGATTCAGCCAAATCCCCCATCCTCTGGGATGCTCG gtATCATCCTCATGATGACGTTGTGTGACCAGGTGGATATTTATGAGTTCCTCCCATCCAAGCGCAAGACTGACGTGTGCCACTACTACCAGAAGTTCTTCGACAGCGCCTGCACAATGGGCGCCTACCACCCGCTCCTCTTTGAGAAGAATATGGTGAAGTACCTCAACCTGGGCAAAGACGAGGACATCTACCTGCTTGGGAAAGCCACACTGCCTGGTTTCCGGAGCATTCACTGCTGA